One Saccharomyces kudriavzevii IFO 1802 strain IFO1802 genome assembly, chromosome: 4 genomic region harbors:
- the RQC1 gene encoding Rqc1p (similar to Saccharomyces cerevisiae YDR333C; ancestral locus Anc_5.380) — MSSRALRKLQDDDALLETLLSNACASKTSSGKGTASNSQKHQNMFSLMNNANNLDTASDEEQLSEHDEETAIVEEHGSRKSAQPEKITLASKSSRRKKNKRTKRKQANLPTEADREEDSDDEEFDKIIQHFKKTDILKYGKTKKNDDANEEGFFTASESEEVFTVPWKSFLSLENDPGFTKFPISSLKHSCKFFQNDFKKLDPHTEFKLLFDDISPESLEDIDSMTSTPVSPQQLKQIQRLKRLIRNWGGKDHKLVPNGPGMHPHHLKFTKVRDDWIPTQRGELSMKLLNSDDLLDWQLWERPLDWKDVIQNDIGQWQKFITFYKFEPLNSELSKKSMMDFYLSVIVHPDHEALINLISSKFPYHVCGLLQVALILIRQGDKSSTNGLLQRALFVFDRALKGNIIFDSLTCQLPYIYFFNRQFYLSIFRFIQSLAQRGVIGTASEWTKVLWSLSPLEDPLGCRYFLDHYFLLNNDYQYMIELSESPLMNCYKEWNTLGFSIGVVLSYLRINEMESARNALLKTFKHHPLQLSEIFKKKFLGEPTLTENLTIDGHLAEILELKAYMARFPLLWTKNEEIAFLRHEISNILKDYQSGSITIDLANEQNDDGTNGSKSPFFIESIPINLLRFAILSEESSVMAAIPSTIWSDYEVYEFDVLPPVPTSKESIDVVESIKSFINEKDLATLQMERLQDEDLLNQIRQISLQQYINENEEPNGTAN; from the coding sequence ATGAGTTCTAGAGCTTTAAGGAAGTTACAAGATGATGACGCCTTGCTAGAGACGCTACTTTCAAATGCATGCGCGAGTAAAACGTCAAGTGGTAAAGGTACTGCCAGTAACAGTCAGAAGCATCAAAACATGTTCTCTTTGATGAACAATGCAAATAATTTAGATACTGCTAGTGATGAAGAGCAATTATCTGAGCACGATGAAGAGACAGCCATTGTTGAAGAGCATGGTAGTCGAAAGAGCGCCCAACCCGAAAAAATTACCCTAGCGTCGAAGTCTTctagaagaaagaagaataagaggacgaagaggaagcaAGCAAATCTCCCTACCGAAGCTGACAGGGAAGAAGATtctgatgatgaggaaTTTGACAAAATCATTCAACATTTCAAGAAGACTGATATCTTGAAATACGGTAAGACCAAGAAAAACGATGATGCAAATGAAGAGGGATTTTTCACGGCCTCTGAATCTGAAGAAGTATTCACTGTACCTTGGAAGTCCTTCTTAAGCTTAGAAAATGATCCGGGATTCACCAAGTTCCCCATTTCAAGTTTAAAGCATTCCTGcaagttttttcaaaacgatttcaagaaattagaCCCTCACACAGAATTCAAACTGCTATTTGATGATATCTCCCCAGAATCACTCGAAGATATCGATTCTATGACATCGACACCAGTATCTCCTCAGCAGTTAAAACAGATTCAGAGACTGAAAAGATTGATTAGGAACTGGGGCGGAAAAGATCACAAATTGGTGCCCAATGGTCCCGGTATGCATCCGCATCATTTAAAATTCACCAAGGTAAGAGATGATTGGATTCCAACTCAGAGGGGTGAGTTATCTATGAAGCTTTTGAATTCTGATGATCTTTTAGACTGGCAATTATGGGAGAGACCGCTAGACTGGAAAGATGTCATCCAAAACGACATAGGCCAATGGCAAAAATTCATCACGTTTTATAAATTCGAGCCCTTGAACTCGGAATTGAgtaaaaaatcaatgatgGACTTCTATTTGAGTGTTATTGTTCATCCTGATCATGAAGCTCTCATAAACTTGATCTCTTCTAAATTTCCATACCATGTATGTGGACTGTTACAAGTTGCTTTAATATTAATAAGGCAAGGCGATAAGTCGAGCACTAACGGGCTATTACAAAGAGCACTTTTTGTCTTTGATAGGGCTTTGAAAGGGAATATCATCTTCGATTCCTTAACTTGCCAGTTGCCttatatttactttttcaacagaCAGTTCTACTTGTCCATATTTAGATTCATCCAATCCCTTGCTCAAAGAGGTGTTATTGGTACCGCCAGTGAATGGACGAAAGTCCTCTGGTCGCTAAGTCCATTAGAAGATCCTTTAGGATGCAGGTATTTTCTCGATCATTACTTCCTGCTGAACAATGACTATCAATATATGATCGAACTATCCGAATCTCCATTAATGAATTGTTACAAAGAGTGGAACACATTAGGATTTTCGATTGGTGTAGTTTTAAGTTACTTGAGAATAAACGAGATGGAATCTGCCCGTAATGCGCTTTTAAAGACTTTTAAGCACCATCCTTTGCAACTGtcagaaattttcaagaaaaaatttttgggcGAGCCTACGTTAACTGAAAATTTAACTATTGATGGTCATTTGGCAGAAATTTTAGAGTTGAAGGCATACATGGCTCGTTTCCCGTTACTGTGGACTAAGAACGAGGAGATAGCATTTTTGCGTCACGAAATATCGAATATTTTAAAGGATTACCAAAGTGGAAGCATCACGATTGATTTGGCCAATGAACAGAATGATGATGGTACCAATGGGTCCAAGTCgccttttttcattgaaagcATCCCAATCAACTTGTTAAGATTCGCGATACTATCAGAAGAATCCTCGGTGATGGCCGCAATTCCTTCGACCATCTGGTCAGATTATGAGGTCTATGAATTTGATGTATTACCTCCAGTACCTACTTCAAAGGAATCTATTGATGTAGTTGAGAGCATCAAAAGCTTCATCAACGAGAAGGATTTAGCTACCCTTCAAATGGAAAGATTACAAGATGAAGACTTATTGAATCAAATTAGACAGATTTCTCTGCAACAATacatcaatgaaaatgaggaacCAAACGGGACCGCGAACTGA
- the SWR1 gene encoding chromatin-remodeling protein SWR1 (similar to Saccharomyces cerevisiae SWR1 (YDR334W); ancestral locus Anc_5.383): MTISRKSHKKDRKVDGGQDLADLKFKYDLLTNELFHLREFISLVDYDPTHFNDTESFQKFLQDTHLSLEDGEEEPVNDLILTKKSTNGEHARRRRNLRTSTIVGSDTTNYKTDDIELKLENIAPLVRNKCEKLKKKLNDHSSTNTAVPQKRPLEHLKKREAARTSKLKTGKKEESPPLPVHKIEENHDHTTKVEDTSETFMINYSSDDGSLEDASEHYSDNFYFTTSSEEEDMKKKRGRKRKRPRIKLVVHPPKQTITNPLHVIKPEFNDLHEYIGSYKFLEEDLTLEEYNQYVNEQRNILSKLKKGIESGALKYDKETDSLQPITSKEIKVILAYKPDPVSYFYKQQDLQIHRDHLINQGVNMSKLFRNSTKARIARAKKVSQMIEQHFKHIAGAEERKLKEEERHKKALARFAVQAVKKRWNMAEKAYRILRKDEEEQLKRIEGKRHLSKMLEKSTQLLGAQLNRANEDEKSSNSSSDSDDVLSESNVDMDDELSISSSGDDGVDADTGLDNSSASTEATPTDISLNLSQLKEKYEHLNSSTTVYDSTNKDGQPLLSNDHETTASEDSIMTGEESSVYSFSENENQDESQDKSDDKTPSVGLSALFGKGEDSDEDLDLDDNEDFVESEEVEKDEAESLGANVEKVEELDHAEVEDRNDFTGVEEKTQKIQEEQLSVVDVPVPSLLRGNLRIYQKQGLNWLASLYNNHTNGILADEMGLGKTIQTISLLAYLACEKENWGPHLIVVPTSVLLNWEMEFKRFAPGFKVLTYYGSPQQRKEKRKGWNKPDAFHVCIVSYQLVVQDQHSFKRKRWQYMVLDEAHNIKNFRSTRWQALLNFNTQRRLLLTGTPLQNNLAELWSLLYFLMPQTIIDGKKVSGFADLDAFQQWFGRPVDKIIETGQNFEQDKETKKTVAKLHQVLRPYLLRRLKADVEKQMPAKYEHIVYCKLSKRQRFLYDDFMSRAQTKATLASGNFMSIVNCLMQLRKVCNHPNLFEVRPILTSFVLDHCVAAEYCDVQKTVVDFFQKGNQFSQIDLDFMNLVFTNNDKVLTSYHSDQISKLKCVSDFIEEVDKLKEANKQVQQEYEKTTLNFQDANQYFKYSNQRKVEGTVDMLSFLKMVNKLRCDRRPVFGKNLIELLTKDDKMGYEKPRIIDEGLIKPLQTRLLDNKKVIDTFAVLTPKAVSLDMRKLALGLNDDSLINENTKLKIVDSCFEMTNPLHQLQTKLTIAFPDKSLLQYDCGKLQKLAILLQQLKDSGHRALIFTQMTKVLDVLEQFLNYHGYLYMRLDGATKIEDRQILTERFNTDSRITVFILSSRSGGLGINLTGADTVIFYDSDWNPAMDKQCQDRCHRIGQTRDVHIYRFVSEHTIESNILKKANQKRQLDNVVIQEGDFTTDYFSKLSVRDLLGSEIPENAPNEDKPLIADGDIATKDPKQLEKLLAQAEDEDDVRAANLAMREVEIDNEDFDETAERKVGNEEKEGPIKVDEYEGTAHVDEYMIRFIANGYYY, translated from the coding sequence ATGACCATATCTCGTAAATCACATAAGAAAGACAGAAAAGTTGATGGCGGGCAGGATTTGGCGGATCTGAAGTTTAAATATGACCTACTGACGAACGAGTTGTTCCATTTGAGGGAGTTCATTTCACTGGTTGATTATGATCCAACCCATTTCAATGATACTGAAAGTTTCCAGAAGTTTCTCCAAGACACACACTTGTCGCTGGAGGATGGAGAAGAAGAGCCTGTTAATGACCTTATCCttacaaagaaaagcacAAATGGCGAGCACGCTCGTAGGAGACGCAATCTCAGGACATCGACAATTGTCGGCTCCGATACGACCAACTATAAAACGGATGATATAGAACTaaaactggaaaatatTGCACCTTTAGTACGAAATAAATgtgaaaaactaaaaaaaaaactgaacGATCATTCAAGTACGAATACTGCGGTACCGCAGAAGAGGCCACTGGAGcatttaaagaaaagagaggCCGCAAGAACCTCAAAGttaaaaactggaaaaaaggaagagtCACCACCATTACCTGTAcataaaattgaagagaatCATGATCATACCACGAAAGTTGAAGACACCTCAGAAACTTTCATGATAAACTATTCTTCTGATGATGGCTCTCTTGAAGACGCTAGTGAGCATTATAGtgataatttttattttaccACATCATCTGAGGAGGAGGatatgaagaagaaaagaggcagaaaaaggaaaaggccAAGGATAAAATTGGTAGTTCACCCTCCAAAACAAACGATAACGAACCCATTGCATGTAATTAAGCCAGAATTCAATGATTTACACGAGTACATCGGCTCCTATAAGTTTttagaagaagatttaaCTCTGGAAGAATACAACCAGTATGTTAATGAGCAAAGAAATATCCTATCAAAGCTAAAAAAAGGTATTGAAAGTGGCGCATTGAAATATGACAAGGAAACAGATTCTTTACAACCTATAACATCAAAGGAAATTAAAGTCATTTTAGCATATAAACCAGATCCGGTTTCATATTTCTATAAACAGCAAGATCTACAAATCCATAGGGATCATTTGATTAACCAAGGTGTTAACATGAGCAAGCTGTTTAGAAATTCGACAAAGGCAAGAATAGCAAGAGCTAAAAAGGTTTCTCAAATGATAGAACAGCACTTCAAACATATAGCCGGTGCAGAAGAAAGGAAACtgaaagaggaagagaGGCACAAAAAAGCCTTAGCAAGATTTGCTGTTCAGGCtgttaaaaaaagatggaacaTGGCTGAGAAAGCCTACAGGATCTTgagaaaagatgaagaagaacagtTAAAAAGGATTGAGGGGAAGCGGCATCTGTCTAAGATGCTAGAGAAGAGTACTCAGTTGCTGGGTGCTCAACTAAATCGGGCAAACGAGGATGAGAAAAGCAGCAATTCATCTTCTGATTCAGATGACGTTTTGAGTGAAAGTAATGTTGATATGGATGATGAACTGtcaatatcttcttccGGTGATGATGGAGTCGATGCTGATACAGGACTCGATAATAGCTCAGCTTCAACGGAAGCTACTCCAACAGACATATCATTAAATCTAAGccaattgaaagaaaaatatgaacACTTGAATAGTTCAACGACAGTGTATGATTCGACCAATAAAGATGGGCAGCCTCTTTTATCAAATGACCATGAGACTACAGCTAGCGAAGACTCTATAATGACGGGAGAGGAATCATCGGTATACTCATTCTccgaaaatgaaaatcaagaCGAAAGCCAGGATAAGTCAGACGACAAAACGCCTTCTGTGGGGTTGAGTGCATTATTTGGTAAGGGTGAAGAttctgatgaagatttgGATCTTGATGACAATGAAGATTTTGTAGAAAGcgaagaagttgaaaaagacGAAGCAGAAAGTCTGGGCGCTAATGTGGAAAAAGTAGAGGAACTTGACCATGCTGAAGTTGAAGATAGAAACGATTTTACTGGTGTTGAGGAAAAAACCCAGAAAatacaagaagaacaattATCAGTCGTGGATGTACCAGTACCATCTTTGCTAAGAGGGAACCTAAGAATCTATCAAAAGCAAGGTTTGAATTGGCTAGCGTCTCTTTACAACAATCATACAAATGGTATTCTGGCGGATGAAATGGGGTTAGGTAAAACTATTCAAACGATTTCTCTGTTGGCGTATTTGGCTtgtgaaaaggaaaactgGGGGCCGCATCTTATTGTTGTTCCTACATCTGTCTTATTGAATTGGGAAATGGAATTTAAAAGGTTTGCGCCTGGATTCAAAGTTTTGACATATTACGGCTCTCCCCAACAACGtaaggaaaagagaaaaggtTGGAACAAGCCGGATGCTTTCCATGTATGCATTGTTTCTTATCAACTAGTAGTCCAAGACCAACATTCCttcaagagaaagagaTGGCAATACATGGTGCTAGATGAAGCGCATAACATTAAAAACTTTAGATCGACAAGATGGCAAGCACTTTTAAATTTCAATACACAAAGAAGGTTATTGTTGACTGGAACACCCTTACAGAATAACCTTGCTGAATTGTGGTCATTACTATATTTCTTGATGCCACAGACTATCATTGATGGGAAAAAAGTATCTGGATTTGCCGATCTTGACGCATTTCAACAATGGTTTGGACGGCCCGTCGATAAGATTATTGAAACCggtcaaaattttgaacaagACAAGGAAACGAAGAAAACGGTGGCCAAGTTGCATCAAGTCTTACGTCCATATCTTTTAAGAAGATTGAAAGCTGACGTTGAGAAACAGATGCCAGCTAAATATGAGCATATTGTCTATTGCAAACTGTCTAAAAGGCAAAGGTTTCTTTACGATGATTTCATGTCGAGAGCTCAAACGAAAGCAACTTTGGCTAGCGGAAATTTTATGTCCATTGTCAATTGTTTGATGCAATTGAGAAAGGTGTGTAACCATCCCAATCTATTTGAGGTGAGACCGATTTTAACATCATTCGTCCTTGATCATTGTGTGGCCGCCGAATATTGTGATGTTCAGAAAACTGTAgttgatttcttccaaaaaggGAACCAGTTCAGCCAAATTGACCTAGATTTCATGAACTTAGTGTTTACCAATAACGATAAAGTTTTGACTTCTTACCATTCTGATCAAATCTCGAAACTAAAATGTGTAAGtgattttattgaagaagttgacaaattgaaagaagCTAATAAGCAAGTTCAACAGGAATACGAGAAGACTActttaaattttcaagatgcCAATCAATACTTCAAATACTCTAACCAACGGAAAGTTGAAGGAACAGTGGATATGCTGAGCTTTTTAAAGATGGTCAATAAGCTAAGGTGCGATAGAAGACCCGTATTTGGCAAAAACTTGATTGAACTCTTGACCAAAGACGATAAAATGGGATATGAGAAACCAAGGATCATTGATGAGGGGTTAATAAAGCCTTTACAAACCAGATTGTTAGACAATAAAAAGGTCATTGATACCTTTGCGGTTTTAACTCCAAAGGCCGTTTCATTGGATATGAGAAAGTTGGCTCTAGGACTGAACGATGACAGTTTAATAAATGAGAACACGAAGTTAAAGATAGTAGATAGCTGCTTTGAAATGACAAATCCACTGCACCAACTGCAAACTAAACTGACGATTGCATTCCCAGATAAGTCGCTACTTCAATATGATTGTGGTAAACTGCAGAAGTTAGCGATTTTACTGCAACAACTAAAGGACAGTGGTCACAGAGCACTAATTTTCACACAAATGACAAAAGTTCTGGATGTCTTGGAACAATTTTTAAATTATCACGGTTATTTATACATGAGATTAGATGGTGCCACAAAGATTGAGGACCGTCAAATTCTAACGGAGAGATTCAATACTGATTCCAGAATAACGGTATTCATCTTATCGAGTAGATCAGGAGGACTAGGCATCAATTTAACTGGCGCAGATACGGTAATTTTTTATGATTCAGATTGGAATCCAGCCATGGACAAACAGTGTCAGGACAGATGTCACAGAATTGGCCAGACTCGTGATGTGCACATTTACAGATTTGTCAGCGAGCATACCATAGAAAGtaatatcttgaaaaaggcCAACCAAAAAAGGCAGCTGGATAATGTTGTTATTCAAGAAGGTGACTTCACCACCGATTATTTCAGCAAACTTTCGGTAAGGGACCTGCTGGGGTCAGAGATACCGGAGAATGCTCCAAATGAGGACAAACCACTGATAGCTGACGGAGACATCGCAACCAAGGACCCCAAACAACTGGAAAAATTACTTGCGCAAGCTGAAGATGAGGACGATGTGAGGGCCGCAAACCTGGCCATGCGAGAAGTAGAGATTGATAACGAAGATTTTGACGAAACTGCCGAAAGAAAAGTAggcaatgaagaaaaagaaggaccCATCAAAGTGGATGAGTATGAGGGCACTGCCCATGTGGATGAGTACATGATCAGATTTATCGCCAATGGTTACTATTACTGA
- the IRC3 gene encoding double-stranded DNA-dependent ATPase (similar to Saccharomyces cerevisiae IRC3 (YDR332W); ancestral locus Anc_5.377) codes for MILRSITKISTYAVSLKLLRTKIIKCCYSVPVLRDYQQDAINACVNSIKQGTKRIGVSLATGGGKTVIFSNLINQLRQIRSKENEGSFRSLILVHRRELALQATNTLKKIFPDLKVHIEMGKYDCNVEDSDVIVASVQTLIRRLDKYDTNSVDLIIIDEAHHSVANSYREILDHFNASTAETEIPVIGFSATFERADKRALSMVMDEIVYHRGILEMIDDKWLCEAKFTSVKIEADLSTVKSTTDDFQLAPLSSIMNTDEINEVILKTYLHKKQEQSLKSTLLFGVDKSHVRSLHKLFKDNGINTDYVTSDTKQLERDNIIQQFKNGETEVLMNCGIFTEGTDMPNIDCILLCRPTKSRSLLIQMIGRGLRLHHSKDYCHIIDFIEASNVGVVSAPTLLGIRGDETEFDEATMEDLKAIQGEIIAKRQKIDEKLKVLFQNKDTAETVSEKNNAENWIQSANALDLTLCSFDSFKNFTQGNNSFPAGKELDEASEAIKEMELLIKSPYPWVKFAPNAWGLPLQGKNHLRIYKEKSEDKSSVFYHLKMYRQLPSFIANKYADYIPKTIIKEASLWNVMSKVEKIINTLSSDLEGQTMQYQAITSKFSKWRNATPTPKQKSFVLRKLKKVYNVSSKNFMNLTSDDITAYTDTRMTKGDASNLIFASSLAPVYPLKALLRILEYQKRRSIIK; via the coding sequence ATGATTTTAAGATCAATCACCAAAATTTCAACATACGCCGTTTCGTTGAAGTTACTTCGTActaaaataataaaatgcTGTTACTCAGTTCCCGTACTTAGAGATTACCAGCAGGATGCTATAAATGCATGCGTGAATTCAATCAAACAAGGAACCAAAAGAATCGGTGTTTCATTGGCCACTGGGGGTGGTAAGACAGTGATATTCTCAAACCTCATCAACCAATTGCGTCAAATCCGCTCTAAAGAGAATGAAGGAAGTTTTAGATCTTTGATCCTAGTTCACAGAAGGGAATTAGCTTTACAAGCAACAAATACTCTTAAAAAGATATTTCCTGACTTGAAAGTTCATATAGAAATGGGAAAATATGATTGCAATGTCGAGGATTCTGACGTTATTGTGGCATCCGTTCAAACTTTGATTAGAAGGCTCGATAAATATGATACTAATTCAGTGGATctcatcattattgatgaagcCCATCATTCTGTAGCTAATTCATATAGGGAAATTTTGGACCATTTCAATGCTTCAACTGCAGAGACGGAAATTCCCGTTATTGGCTTTAGTGCAACATTCGAGAGAGCAGATAAGAGAGCTTTATCAATGGTAATGGATGAAATTGTGTATCATAGAGGAATTTTAGAAATGATTGATGACAAATGGTTATGCGAGGCAAAATTCACATCAGTTAAAATAGAAGCAGATTTATCTACTGTTAAAAGTACCACGGATGATTTTCAGCTGGCCCCATTATCGTCCATAATGAATACAGACGAGATAAATGAGGTAATCTTAAAAACTTATCTGCATAAAAAGCAAGAACAGTCATTAAAATCCACGTTGTTATTTGGTGTTGATAAATCTCACGTACGGAGTTTGCataaattattcaaagatAATGGTATCAACACAGACTATGTTACATCGGATACAAAACAATTGGAACGAGATAACATAATTCAACAGTTCAAGAATGGGGAAACTGAAGTACTAATGAACTGTGGGATATTTACAGAAGGGACAGATATGCCAAACATTGATTGTATATTACTATGTAGGCCCACAAAATCACGTTCACTTTTGATTCAAATGATAGGAAGAGGTTTGCGGTTACATCACTCGAAGGATTACTGTCATATTATCGACTTCATTGAAGCTTCTAACGTTGGAGTAGTCTCTGCGCCCACACTACTAGGTATAAGGGGTGATGAAactgaatttgatgaagcCACAATGGAAGATTTAAAAGCAATTCAAGGGGAAATAATAGCTAAACGACAGAAGATCGACGAAAAGTTAAAGGTCCTATTTCAGAATAAAGATACGGCAGAAACTGtatctgaaaaaaataatgctGAAAATTGGATACAAAGTGCAAATGCATTGGACTTGACACTGTGCTCTTTTGATAGttttaaaaatttcacGCAGGGCAATAATTCATTTCCGGCCGGCAAGGAGTTAGATGAAGCTTCTGAAGCAATAAAAGAGATGGAACTGCTAATAAAATCGCCGTATCCATGGGTTAAGTTTGCTCCCAATGCATGGGGTCTCCCTCTACAAGGCAAAAACCATTTGAGAatatacaaagaaaaatccgAAGACAAGTCATCGGTATTCTatcatttgaaaatgtaTCGACAATTACCGTCTTTTATAGCAAACAAATACGCTGACTATATTCCAAAGACGATAATAAAAGAAGCTAGCCTTTGGAATGTGATGTCAAAggtagaaaaaataataaatactCTAAGCTCGGATTTGGAGGGGCAAACCATGCAATATCAGGCAATCACCAGTAAATTCTCGAAGTGGAGAAATGCGACTCCCACGCCAAAGCAAAAAAGTTTTGTTCTtagaaaattgaagaaagtgTATAATGtgtcttccaaaaattttatgaACCTAACTTCGGATGATATTACCGCCTATACAGATACTCGGATGACGAAAGGAGATGCTTCCAACTTGATCTTTGCAAGCAGCTTGGCACCTGTCTATCCGCTAAAGGCATTACTTCGGATTCtagaatatcaaaaaaggAGATCAATTATAAAGtga
- the GPI8 gene encoding GPI-anchor transamidase (similar to Saccharomyces cerevisiae GPI8 (YDR331W); ancestral locus Anc_5.375) produces MRIAMHLPLLLLYVLLLSFSTASNTDAAHEAIPTNTNNWAVLVSTSRFWFNYRHMANVLSMYRTVKRLGIPDSQIILMLSDDVACNSRNLFPGSVFNNKDHAIDLYGDSVEVDYRGYEVTVENFIRLLTDRWTEDHPKSKRLLTDENSNIFIYMTGHGGDDFLKFQDAEEIASEDIADAFQQMYEKKRYNEIFFMVDTCQANTMYSKFYSPNILAVGSSEMDESSYSHHSDVEIGVAVIDRFTYYCLDFLEHIDKNSTLTLQDLFDSFTFERIHSHVGVRTDLFDRDPSEVLITDFFANVQNVIADDSKLLSISHYHHHKDHIDTARYEYNNNVLNLALGKDTGNYSSPEVDKIMKHVKSTNKLNIDVGSNECSLTFSKQSAVLGMVLMVMIVLFMMRGNNAKATYDLYTN; encoded by the coding sequence ATGCGTATAGCGATGCATCTGCCGCTGCTGCTTCTATATGTGTTATTATTGTCCTTTTCAACCGCAAGTAACACAGATGCAGCGCACGAAGCCATACCAACGAACACAAACAACTGGGCCGTATTAGTATCCACGTCCCGGTTCTGGTTTAATTATAGACATATGGCGAACGTTCTTAGTATGTACAGAACCGTCAAGAGATTGGGTATCCCGGATTCACAAATAATATTGATGCTGAGCGATGACGTGGCCTGCAATTCAAGAAACCTATTCCCTGGAAGTGTCTTCAATAACAAGGATCACGCAATTGACCTTTACGGTGATTCTGTCGAGGTTGACTATAGAGGCTATGAAGTTACGGTGGAAAACTTTATAAGACTTCTAACGGATAGATGGACGGAAGATCATCCTAAATCTAAACGCTTATTAACGGATGagaattcaaatattttcatctaCATGACAGGTCATGGTGGTGacgatttcttgaaatttcaagatgCCGAAGAAATTGCCTCTGAAGATATTGCCGATGCATTCCAACAAATGtacgaaaagaaaaggtacAATGAGATCTTTTTCATGGTAGATACGTGTCAGGCAAACACGATGTATTCCAAGTTTTATTCCCCAAACATTTTGGCAGTGGGTTCGAGTGAAATGGACGAAAGTTCATACTCACATCACTCTGATGTAGAAATCGGAGTTGCTGTCATTGATAGATTTACATATTACTGTTTGGATTTCCTGGAACACATCGACAAAAATTCCACTTTGACTTTACAAGACCTTTTCGACTCATTTACATTTGAAAGGATTCATTCTCACGTAGGTGTTAGAACCGATTTGTTTGACAGAGATCCATCTGAGGTATTAATCACggatttttttgccaatGTGCAGAATGTGATTGCTGATGATTCAAAGCTTCTTTCTATAAGTCATTACCATCACCACAAAGACCACATCGATACTGCTCGATATGagtataataataatgtgTTAAATTTGGCCCTGGGGAAAGATACTGGAAACTACTCTTCCCCTGAAGTTGACAAAATCATGAAACATGTCAAGTCTACTAATAAGTTAAATATTGACGTAGGCTCCAATGAATGTTCTTTAACCTTTTCCAAACAATCAGCCGTACTAGGAATGGTGTTAATGGTAATGATTGTATTGTTCATGATGAGAGGAAACAACGCGAAGGCGACTTATGATCTGTACACTAATTAA